The following proteins are encoded in a genomic region of Pikeienuella piscinae:
- a CDS encoding succinate--CoA ligase subunit alpha, protein MSILIDETTRVVVQGITGNQGRFDTRLCLDYGVKIVAGVTPGRGGEDVDGVPVFDTVRRAVAETRAAAAVLYVPAGGVRDAVFEAVDAGCKVLLATTENLPQHDAAQAVAAARAAGAWLVGFNTNGVISPGKCKIGGIGGADPDAIYRPGRVGVVSRSGGMSAEISWALSRAGMGVSTAVSMGGDRTTGRSMREYLGLFEDDPETDAMIVYGEPGTDNEAEVAEAIRSGAIRKPVLALIAGAFQEAYPAGRSFGHVAAMIAGEADTATAKRRLLKEAGAHVIASLDEAPKVIAALI, encoded by the coding sequence ATGAGCATCTTGATCGACGAGACGACGCGGGTCGTCGTGCAGGGAATCACCGGAAACCAGGGGCGGTTCGACACGAGGCTCTGCCTCGATTACGGCGTGAAGATCGTCGCCGGCGTCACGCCCGGGCGCGGCGGAGAGGATGTCGACGGCGTTCCGGTCTTCGACACGGTGCGCCGCGCGGTCGCTGAGACCAGGGCCGCCGCCGCGGTTCTTTACGTGCCGGCCGGCGGCGTGCGCGACGCGGTTTTCGAGGCGGTCGACGCCGGCTGCAAGGTTCTGCTCGCCACGACCGAGAACCTGCCCCAGCACGACGCCGCCCAAGCCGTGGCGGCGGCGCGCGCGGCCGGCGCATGGCTGGTCGGCTTCAACACCAACGGCGTGATTTCGCCTGGCAAGTGCAAGATCGGCGGCATCGGCGGCGCCGACCCGGACGCGATTTACCGGCCCGGGCGGGTCGGCGTCGTCTCCCGCTCGGGCGGCATGTCGGCGGAGATTTCATGGGCGCTGAGCCGGGCCGGGATGGGCGTCTCGACCGCGGTCTCGATGGGCGGCGACCGCACCACGGGCCGCTCGATGCGGGAGTATCTGGGGCTTTTCGAGGATGACCCCGAGACCGACGCGATGATCGTCTATGGCGAGCCAGGCACCGATAACGAGGCAGAGGTCGCCGAGGCGATCAGGAGCGGCGCGATCCGGAAACCGGTTCTGGCGCTGATCGCCGGGGCGTTTCAGGAGGCCTATCCGGCTGGGCGCAGCTTCGGCCATGTCGCGGCGATGATTGCCGGGGAAGCCGACACCGCGACCGCCAAGCGCCGCCTGCTGAAGGAGGCGGGGGCGCATGTCATCGCCTCGCTCGACGAGGCGCCGAAGGTCATCGCCGCACTGATCTGA